One genomic window of Prochlorococcus marinus str. NATL2A includes the following:
- a CDS encoding DUF3764 family protein, which produces MSSTVTSVFTFKVESTFDEWAAIFDSKEATRRHREFNIQPLYRGCSDDDPQKIIVIHQHPEGNIEKFVEANGDWMASHRVDLSTMEKSAWTWTDNSNVQFKAA; this is translated from the coding sequence ATGTCTTCTACTGTTACTTCAGTTTTTACTTTTAAGGTTGAAAGCACCTTTGATGAGTGGGCTGCAATTTTCGACAGCAAAGAAGCTACCAGAAGGCATAGAGAGTTTAATATTCAGCCTTTGTACAGAGGCTGCAGTGATGATGACCCTCAAAAAATCATTGTTATCCATCAGCACCCAGAGGGAAACATTGAGAAATTTGTTGAAGCAAATGGTGACTGGATGGCGAGCCACAGAGTTGATCTATCTACAATGGAGAAATCTGCTTGGACTTGGACTGACAACAGCAATGTGCAGTTTAAAGCTGCTTAA
- a CDS encoding DUF411 domain-containing protein, whose translation MESKKLFSRKNLLNSLAFSGVLFVNTLNPQGISAESQKSIDIPKVVSYRSASCGCCKKWVNHLRDNGLEVVDNVIEDVSAIKKQYKIPNNLRSCHSAQIGEYTIEGHVPIESIKKLFKEKPSISGIAVPGMPHGSPGMELHSHESHSHDNYESYKVVSFSNSGKTKIFDKISP comes from the coding sequence ATGGAATCTAAGAAATTATTTTCTAGGAAGAATTTACTCAATTCTCTTGCTTTCTCTGGTGTTCTTTTCGTAAATACATTGAACCCTCAAGGGATTAGTGCTGAAAGTCAAAAAAGCATAGATATTCCTAAAGTTGTTTCTTACAGATCAGCATCATGCGGTTGTTGCAAGAAATGGGTTAACCATCTACGCGATAATGGATTAGAAGTTGTTGATAACGTTATTGAAGATGTCTCAGCAATAAAGAAACAATATAAAATTCCCAATAATTTAAGATCATGCCACTCTGCTCAAATAGGTGAGTACACGATTGAAGGACATGTGCCGATTGAATCAATCAAAAAACTTTTCAAAGAGAAACCAAGTATCTCTGGGATAGCTGTTCCTGGTATGCCTCATGGTTCTCCTGGAATGGAATTACATTCACACGAATCACATTCTCACGATAATTATGAAAGTTATAAAGTAGTTTCATTTAGTAATAGTGGTAAAACAAAAATATTCGACAAAATTTCTCCCTAA
- a CDS encoding MAPEG family protein: METAFAWSLCLSAVVVLISIGPLTYGRVKAGYSAENMSAPRALFDELPDFGKRAVWCHQNCWESITLHAPACLLCLIAGVVSPVAVIAAWVHPIVRFIYIGAYVGDIPPARGLCWASGLLCSTLLYKEGLTALLSS; encoded by the coding sequence ATGGAAACAGCTTTTGCTTGGAGCCTATGCCTGTCTGCCGTTGTTGTCTTGATTTCAATTGGACCACTAACGTATGGCCGAGTCAAGGCTGGTTATTCAGCTGAGAATATGAGTGCGCCAAGAGCCTTGTTTGATGAACTTCCTGATTTTGGTAAAAGAGCTGTCTGGTGTCATCAAAATTGCTGGGAGAGTATCACTCTTCACGCTCCTGCATGTTTGCTATGTCTGATTGCCGGTGTTGTGTCCCCTGTGGCCGTAATAGCTGCGTGGGTTCACCCAATTGTGAGGTTTATCTATATCGGTGCTTATGTTGGCGATATTCCTCCTGCTAGAGGACTTTGTTGGGCTTCGGGTCTTTTATGTTCAACTCTTTTGTATAAAGAGGGTTTAACTGCTTTGCTTTCTTCTTAA
- a CDS encoding DUF1330 domain-containing protein has product MDKKGAKGYWISTAKIINQELFDEYVEKVGPWLKENGGKVFAKDTDPRGKEKTEDSNLAVICEFPSMRIAVDAYESSEYQELSKLRKAATVNATFTIMEGMDEATKLRRAMGM; this is encoded by the coding sequence ATGGATAAAAAAGGAGCCAAAGGGTACTGGATCTCAACGGCAAAAATTATTAATCAAGAATTATTTGATGAATATGTCGAAAAAGTTGGGCCATGGCTAAAAGAGAATGGTGGGAAGGTATTCGCGAAAGATACAGACCCAAGAGGAAAAGAAAAAACTGAAGATTCAAACCTTGCAGTCATTTGTGAATTTCCATCTATGCGAATAGCTGTAGATGCTTATGAGTCAAGTGAATATCAAGAACTTTCAAAGCTACGTAAAGCAGCCACCGTGAATGCAACGTTCACAATTATGGAAGGAATGGACGAGGCAACAAAACTTAGAAGAGCAATGGGAATGTAG
- a CDS encoding LOG family protein, whose protein sequence is MSSQNRSDDQELVSKNLELIISSSNYQLAHEDRELLNSDEMRGVRMLLEINKPEKILEEQNILSTIIVFGGASLSDKSSIDHRIELAKNSLAKDPRSSNLKRELTRLKNLQSISHYYDSAREFAKIVSRQNQKEHCNSHVIVTGGGPGIMEAANRGAFDADCKSIGLNISLPNEQHPNAYITPGLCFKFNYFALRKFHFVMRSVAAVFFPGGFGTFDELFELLTLRQTGMKTEIPIILFGRDYWSKVINFQFLSDHGLISDEHMKLFQYADSASEAWDIIKQ, encoded by the coding sequence ATGAGTTCACAAAATAGAAGTGACGATCAAGAGCTGGTCAGCAAAAACCTTGAATTAATTATTAGTTCGAGTAACTACCAATTAGCCCATGAAGATAGAGAGTTGCTCAATAGTGATGAAATGAGAGGAGTGCGAATGCTTCTAGAAATTAATAAACCAGAAAAAATCTTGGAAGAGCAGAATATCTTATCAACAATTATCGTCTTTGGAGGTGCAAGTTTATCTGATAAAAGCTCTATAGATCACAGAATTGAACTAGCAAAGAACTCTCTCGCTAAAGATCCACGCTCATCGAATTTAAAGAGAGAATTAACACGGCTAAAGAATCTACAATCAATCTCTCATTACTACGACTCTGCTAGAGAGTTCGCGAAGATTGTCTCCAGACAAAACCAAAAAGAGCATTGCAATTCACATGTAATTGTCACTGGTGGTGGTCCGGGGATTATGGAGGCTGCCAATCGAGGTGCTTTTGATGCGGACTGTAAATCAATAGGATTAAACATAAGTCTCCCAAACGAGCAACATCCCAATGCATATATCACCCCTGGGCTTTGCTTTAAATTTAATTATTTCGCCTTACGAAAATTTCATTTTGTGATGCGATCAGTTGCAGCTGTCTTTTTCCCTGGGGGATTTGGAACATTTGATGAACTATTCGAATTACTCACTCTTCGTCAAACAGGAATGAAAACAGAAATTCCAATTATTCTTTTTGGTCGAGATTATTGGTCGAAAGTGATCAACTTTCAATTCCTTTCAGATCACGGACTTATCTCAGATGAACACATGAAACTCTTTCAATACGCCGATAGTGCTTCAGAAGCATGGGACATAATCAAACAATAG
- a CDS encoding ArsJ-associated glyceraldehyde-3-phosphate dehydrogenase, whose amino-acid sequence MRIGINGFGRIGRLVLRALWDRENIEISHINDPFGDAKGAAHLLEYDSVHGRWNKAISNDQNNLSIEGQPISFSQESDYTKVPWNEKGTELILECSGKFKTPQTLNPYFDTLGMKRVVVACPVKGSIQGEDTLNIVYGINHDLYEPNKHRLVTAASCTTNCLAPVVKVVNQAFGIKHGSITTLHDLTNTQVIVDSFKSDLRRARSGSQSLIPTTTGSAKAIGMIFPELQGKLNGHAVRVPLLNGSLTDAVFELEKEVTQEEVNHVFKEASEGELKGILGYEEKPLVSIDYVNDSRSSIIDAPSTMVINKTQLKVYIWYDNEWGYSCRMADLVCHVINLEKD is encoded by the coding sequence ATGCGCATTGGTATTAATGGTTTTGGTCGTATAGGACGACTTGTTCTTAGAGCACTCTGGGATAGGGAAAATATCGAGATTTCGCATATCAACGATCCATTTGGTGATGCAAAGGGAGCTGCGCATTTACTTGAATATGACTCAGTTCATGGTCGTTGGAACAAAGCAATAAGCAACGACCAAAACAACCTGAGTATTGAAGGTCAGCCAATATCTTTTTCTCAAGAAAGTGATTACACAAAAGTGCCATGGAATGAAAAAGGCACAGAGCTAATTCTCGAATGCTCAGGAAAATTCAAAACTCCTCAAACATTAAATCCTTATTTTGATACTCTTGGGATGAAAAGAGTTGTCGTTGCATGTCCAGTAAAAGGATCCATCCAGGGAGAGGATACTCTAAATATCGTCTACGGTATTAATCATGATTTATATGAGCCCAATAAACATCGCTTAGTAACAGCTGCATCCTGCACAACTAATTGCTTAGCTCCCGTTGTGAAAGTTGTTAATCAAGCTTTTGGTATAAAGCATGGAAGCATCACAACACTTCATGATTTAACAAATACACAGGTAATCGTTGATTCTTTTAAATCAGATTTAAGAAGAGCAAGGAGCGGATCACAAAGCTTAATTCCAACAACAACAGGATCAGCAAAAGCGATAGGGATGATATTCCCAGAATTACAAGGAAAATTAAATGGCCATGCAGTTCGAGTTCCTCTCCTCAATGGATCTTTAACTGATGCTGTATTTGAATTAGAGAAAGAGGTCACGCAAGAAGAAGTTAATCATGTGTTCAAAGAAGCTTCAGAAGGAGAGCTAAAAGGAATACTTGGTTACGAAGAAAAACCACTTGTCTCAATTGATTATGTCAATGACTCAAGGAGCTCAATCATAGATGCGCCATCAACCATGGTGATCAATAAAACTCAATTGAAAGTCTATATTTGGTATGACAATGAATGGGGTTATAGCTGTCGAATGGCAGATCTCGTTTGCCATGTCATAAATCTTGAAAAGGATTAA
- a CDS encoding ArsR/SmtB family transcription factor, translating to MSSAVDSEIVSDKTKKLLKALSEPLRLQIIEALSSGEKCVCDLIEEMGLAQSKISFHLKVLKDAELIIDRHSGRWVYYHLNIEALNSLQNWIVLLKENSQRSTKDCC from the coding sequence GTGAGTTCAGCGGTTGACAGCGAAATTGTTTCAGACAAGACAAAGAAACTGCTAAAAGCTCTTTCAGAGCCACTTAGACTTCAAATCATTGAGGCTTTATCTTCAGGCGAAAAATGTGTATGTGATCTTATTGAAGAGATGGGACTTGCTCAGTCAAAAATATCGTTTCATTTAAAAGTCTTGAAAGATGCTGAATTGATAATTGATAGGCATAGCGGAAGATGGGTTTATTATCACTTAAATATCGAAGCTCTAAACTCTTTGCAAAATTGGATTGTTCTTCTCAAGGAGAACTCTCAACGGTCTACAAAAGATTGTTGCTAG
- a CDS encoding DUF1651 domain-containing protein produces the protein MKEPKREALPIVTGWLVAPTRDFCLFFIRDPKSSVGYPSVLSQLWYCTIEGSPTKLKNTRRIDLNSAEETWRELISNGWELVEDQINDDAA, from the coding sequence ATGAAAGAACCAAAAAGAGAAGCATTGCCAATAGTTACAGGTTGGTTAGTTGCTCCAACAAGAGATTTCTGTTTGTTCTTTATTCGTGATCCCAAATCATCCGTAGGTTATCCAAGTGTGCTGAGTCAACTTTGGTATTGCACTATCGAAGGAAGTCCAACAAAGTTAAAAAATACAAGACGAATAGATTTGAATAGTGCAGAAGAAACTTGGAGAGAGCTAATTAGCAATGGTTGGGAATTAGTTGAAGATCAAATTAATGATGATGCTGCCTAA
- the arsB gene encoding ACR3 family arsenite efflux transporter produces the protein MSLIDRYLSYFIAVSMILGVSIGSIFPNFSNYISSLELTGINLPIAFLIWGMIIPMMLSINFNSIIKIKDRPQAILITIIVNWLIKPILMTGIAILFINNIFSSWIDAAKASEYISGMILLGVAPCTAMVFVWSNLVKGNSNYTLVQVIINDLILLFAFAPIASFLLGVNQIKIPLWTIFNSVLIYVFIPLLFCLLIKKIVNDAAKIYTINNFLKPISGICLVLTVLFLFLVQASEVINNPFQILLIAIPLIIQTFLIFFITAILLRIFNQEKSIAGPASMIGASNFFELAVAIAISLFGVNSGAATATVVGVLVEVPVMLSLVGIVNNNDYLFPTRAKSFR, from the coding sequence ATGTCTTTAATAGATCGATACCTAAGTTATTTTATCGCTGTTTCTATGATTCTAGGGGTCTCTATTGGATCTATCTTTCCTAATTTTTCTAATTATATTTCCTCTTTAGAACTAACAGGTATCAATCTACCTATAGCTTTTTTGATATGGGGAATGATAATTCCGATGATGTTATCAATAAATTTTAATTCTATTATCAAAATCAAGGATAGGCCACAGGCGATTTTGATTACGATAATAGTGAATTGGTTAATCAAACCAATACTTATGACAGGTATAGCTATATTATTTATAAATAATATATTTTCCTCTTGGATTGATGCTGCTAAAGCTTCAGAATATATTTCTGGGATGATTCTATTAGGAGTTGCTCCTTGCACTGCAATGGTTTTTGTCTGGAGTAATCTTGTTAAAGGGAACTCTAACTATACTTTGGTCCAGGTTATTATTAATGATCTTATTTTATTATTTGCTTTTGCACCTATTGCTTCTTTCTTGCTTGGTGTTAATCAAATCAAAATACCCTTATGGACTATATTTAACTCTGTTTTAATTTATGTATTTATACCGCTTTTATTCTGCTTATTGATCAAAAAAATTGTTAATGATGCAGCAAAAATTTATACGATAAATAATTTTTTGAAGCCAATTTCTGGGATTTGCTTGGTTTTAACTGTTTTATTTTTATTTTTAGTACAAGCTAGTGAGGTTATCAATAACCCATTCCAAATCTTATTAATAGCTATCCCTTTAATCATTCAGACCTTTTTGATCTTTTTTATTACAGCAATTCTTTTGAGAATATTTAATCAAGAAAAATCAATAGCAGGTCCAGCTTCAATGATTGGGGCTTCCAATTTCTTTGAATTAGCTGTTGCTATCGCAATAAGCCTTTTTGGTGTTAATTCAGGTGCCGCAACTGCGACGGTTGTAGGTGTTTTAGTTGAAGTGCCGGTAATGCTATCTTTGGTTGGCATTGTTAACAATAATGATTATTTATTTCCTACTCGAGCTAAAAGCTTTCGCTGA
- a CDS encoding TIGR02450 family Trp-rich protein, with amino-acid sequence MRWPPNAAWTSAVKREGYRHFEVKSYGGKKDERWVELFPVNNNEILIKVPWSELKTYSKWTSGWLQLPKDEDCDGN; translated from the coding sequence ATGAGATGGCCACCGAATGCAGCTTGGACCTCAGCCGTAAAAAGAGAAGGTTATCGACATTTTGAAGTTAAAAGCTATGGAGGCAAAAAAGATGAACGGTGGGTAGAACTATTTCCAGTTAACAACAACGAAATTCTTATAAAAGTTCCATGGTCGGAATTAAAAACATATTCAAAGTGGACGAGTGGATGGCTTCAGTTGCCAAAAGATGAAGATTGCGATGGCAACTAA
- the chrA gene encoding chromate efflux transporter, whose translation MSPTFSELSSTFLKIGVFSFGGPYAHIAMFKDEIIIQRNWVSEQEFDEGLGICEILPGPTSSQLAIFLGTKIKGFYGGLISGICFLLPGFFIILLLSQLWRQGQSIDDFSVFLSIPQIIVISIIWGFALNLLKNRSQVWQWTTASFVFIGSIIDRSTSLHLPITLLLLLAGIFGIYQSNSKGFLSFFFVPSGLEHSYVDLNSFCFPSFLTAPIFREDIGNLLSNSLKLFYVFFKAGLLVFGGGLVIVPLLQTQVIEMGWLDSRSFIDAIAIGQLSPGPVVLSSAFIGFQVGAKGGTILLGTFFSLISTFAIFLPSFIFILLGEPLIKRIKNKVMIDNYINGVLSGIPGAILAVVIPMTGKVIVGKDIFQTCIYSLLFFISLIISFKQSIKPYKLVAISIAVGMAIQILFL comes from the coding sequence GTGAGCCCAACATTTTCTGAACTAAGTTCAACTTTTCTGAAAATAGGAGTCTTTAGTTTTGGCGGCCCATATGCGCATATTGCAATGTTTAAAGACGAGATCATCATTCAAAGGAATTGGGTTTCCGAGCAAGAGTTTGACGAAGGATTGGGTATTTGCGAAATACTACCTGGGCCGACATCAAGTCAATTAGCCATCTTTTTAGGGACAAAGATAAAGGGTTTTTATGGAGGATTAATAAGTGGGATATGTTTTTTATTGCCTGGATTTTTCATCATTTTACTTTTGAGTCAACTTTGGAGACAAGGACAATCAATTGATGATTTTTCAGTTTTTTTGTCTATTCCTCAAATAATCGTAATTTCAATAATTTGGGGGTTTGCTTTAAACCTATTAAAAAATCGTAGTCAAGTATGGCAATGGACAACGGCTAGTTTTGTATTTATTGGGTCAATTATTGATCGATCAACTTCACTTCATCTTCCAATCACATTGCTTTTATTGTTGGCTGGAATTTTCGGAATCTATCAAAGTAATTCTAAGGGATTCCTGAGCTTTTTCTTTGTTCCTTCTGGCTTAGAGCATTCTTATGTCGATCTAAATTCATTTTGTTTTCCAAGTTTTTTAACGGCTCCAATATTTCGAGAGGATATAGGCAATTTATTATCGAACTCTTTGAAGTTATTTTATGTATTCTTTAAAGCAGGTTTACTGGTTTTTGGTGGAGGGTTAGTAATTGTTCCACTCCTTCAAACCCAAGTAATTGAGATGGGTTGGTTAGATAGTCGTAGTTTTATTGATGCTATAGCTATCGGTCAACTCTCTCCAGGGCCAGTGGTTCTTTCAAGTGCATTTATAGGCTTTCAAGTTGGAGCAAAAGGAGGAACTATTCTTTTAGGAACATTTTTCTCCCTCATCTCAACATTCGCGATATTTTTACCAAGTTTTATATTTATTCTTTTAGGAGAACCTTTAATAAAAAGAATCAAAAATAAAGTAATGATAGATAACTATATTAATGGAGTGTTATCAGGCATACCTGGTGCAATTCTTGCTGTAGTTATACCTATGACGGGTAAGGTTATCGTTGGCAAAGATATCTTTCAAACTTGTATTTATAGTCTATTGTTTTTTATAAGTCTAATCATTAGTTTTAAACAATCCATAAAGCCTTATAAATTAGTTGCCATATCTATTGCTGTAGGGATGGCAATCCAAATCTTATTTTTGTAG
- a CDS encoding DUF3721 domain-containing protein, whose amino-acid sequence MSFVLRKLKILTFFFFLTLPFNLYSQAHMKGTFYSEQEAEKESFELGCIGIHKNQDKWLPCKNEKELHKKLRAN is encoded by the coding sequence ATGAGTTTTGTTCTTAGGAAGTTAAAAATTCTCACTTTTTTCTTTTTCTTAACTCTTCCTTTCAATCTTTATTCTCAAGCTCATATGAAGGGTACATTTTATTCTGAGCAAGAAGCTGAAAAAGAATCATTTGAACTTGGTTGCATTGGAATACATAAAAATCAAGATAAATGGCTTCCATGTAAAAACGAAAAAGAGCTACATAAGAAACTTCGAGCGAATTAA
- the arsJ gene encoding organoarsenical effux MFS transporter ArsJ, whose amino-acid sequence MRLSALQQYGIVTTNYWAFTLTDGALRMLVIFHFHSLGYTTLEIAFLFLFYEFFGVITNLYGGWIGARYGLRLTLWVGTLLQIGALLMLIPVSSGWSKLLSVIYVMVAQAISGIAKDLNKMSAKSAIKTVVPDSSEEDGGNNQLFKWVAILTGSKNALKGVGFFLGGLLLTSFGFNKAVELMAIGLGVSFLLTLILPGDIGKMKSKPIFKDLFSKSQGINVLSFARFFLFGARDVWFVVALPVFLETYLNWNFSEIGAFLGLWVIGYGFIQAFAPSLRNLWGNKTSPGVSSVQFWSAVLTAIPALIAIALWRQSNPEIAITAGLILFGFIFAMNSSIHSYMVLAYTDKENVSLNVGFYYMANAAGRLIGTLLSGVLFMLGANASIGMQLCLWCSSLFVFISLLTSLRLPPVSSAIAFEKA is encoded by the coding sequence ATGCGATTATCGGCTTTGCAACAATATGGAATCGTAACGACCAACTATTGGGCATTCACACTGACAGATGGTGCTCTGAGAATGCTAGTGATTTTTCACTTTCATAGCCTTGGATATACAACATTAGAAATCGCATTCTTATTCCTTTTTTATGAGTTCTTTGGCGTTATTACTAATCTCTATGGTGGATGGATAGGAGCAAGGTATGGATTACGTCTAACACTATGGGTCGGGACTCTTTTGCAAATCGGTGCCTTATTGATGTTGATACCCGTTTCCAGTGGTTGGTCGAAACTTTTGAGTGTTATTTATGTCATGGTTGCTCAAGCGATTAGTGGTATAGCAAAAGATCTCAATAAGATGAGTGCTAAAAGTGCCATCAAAACTGTCGTTCCAGACTCCTCAGAAGAAGATGGTGGAAATAATCAATTATTTAAATGGGTAGCTATCTTAACTGGTTCAAAAAATGCACTAAAAGGAGTTGGCTTCTTTCTTGGTGGACTTTTGCTTACAAGTTTTGGATTTAATAAAGCAGTTGAATTAATGGCAATCGGATTAGGTGTTTCGTTTTTATTGACATTGATTTTGCCTGGAGATATTGGAAAGATGAAAAGCAAACCCATCTTTAAAGACTTATTCTCTAAATCTCAAGGGATCAACGTCCTTTCTTTTGCACGTTTTTTTCTCTTTGGAGCAAGAGATGTATGGTTCGTCGTAGCACTTCCTGTTTTTCTTGAAACGTATTTAAATTGGAATTTTTCTGAGATTGGAGCTTTTCTAGGATTGTGGGTTATTGGTTATGGTTTTATTCAAGCGTTTGCGCCGTCTTTAAGAAATTTATGGGGAAATAAAACAAGTCCAGGAGTTTCTTCTGTTCAATTTTGGAGTGCTGTCTTAACTGCGATACCTGCGCTAATAGCAATAGCACTATGGCGACAAAGCAATCCAGAAATAGCAATTACAGCTGGATTGATACTATTTGGATTCATTTTTGCAATGAACTCATCGATACATTCATATATGGTTCTTGCTTATACGGATAAGGAAAACGTAAGTCTAAACGTAGGCTTTTATTATATGGCAAATGCGGCAGGAAGACTGATTGGTACTCTCCTATCAGGAGTTTTATTCATGCTTGGAGCTAATGCCTCTATAGGAATGCAACTATGTTTATGGTGTTCAAGCCTATTTGTATTTATCTCATTGTTGACTAGTTTACGACTACCACCAGTTTCAAGTGCTATAGCTTTTGAAAAAGCCTAA
- a CDS encoding SOS response-associated peptidase, with translation MCGRYQLINDFINLPDLLKKDMPRGLSQKYEPQVLIKPGSPILVLKNEGKTQTSIMLWGFISEWSKDPFDNTRPKPFNARSESVEEKKLFRASWKHKRCLIPASGFLEKGHLIRRKDSQTFWLAGLWNRWMSQEGSELESCCVLTTEPNELVKQFHNRMPVIIPNGLEEEWIASVKNAQDLKALKPLMTKWDPEEWEAEPINKPNANQLSFL, from the coding sequence ATGTGCGGAAGATACCAACTAATAAACGATTTTATAAATCTTCCTGATCTTTTAAAAAAAGATATGCCAAGAGGGTTGAGCCAAAAATATGAACCACAAGTATTAATCAAGCCAGGGTCTCCAATTCTTGTTCTAAAAAATGAAGGCAAGACACAAACATCAATAATGCTTTGGGGATTTATTTCTGAGTGGAGTAAAGACCCTTTCGACAACACAAGACCAAAACCATTTAATGCTAGATCCGAAAGTGTCGAAGAAAAGAAACTTTTTCGTGCAAGTTGGAAGCATAAGAGATGTTTAATACCAGCAAGCGGATTTTTAGAAAAAGGTCACCTAATACGTAGAAAAGATTCTCAAACTTTTTGGTTAGCTGGACTTTGGAATAGATGGATGTCTCAAGAAGGAAGTGAACTAGAAAGTTGTTGTGTTCTAACAACCGAACCAAATGAATTAGTAAAACAATTTCATAACCGTATGCCAGTAATTATTCCAAATGGACTTGAAGAAGAATGGATAGCTTCAGTGAAAAACGCTCAAGACCTGAAAGCTTTAAAACCACTTATGACTAAATGGGACCCAGAAGAATGGGAAGCCGAGCCAATAAACAAACCTAATGCCAATCAATTGTCGTTCCTATGA
- a CDS encoding PD-(D/E)XK nuclease family protein, translating to MIDLKRNSKKIPIEATGLRSRKSSLYEPNQKEDFKISRGRFSNFLTCQRCFYLDRVRGLDPPGTPGWTLNETTDLLLKKEFDYCRQKQIPHRIFASNGLSHVVPFDHPEIDNWRNSLNRGLMHRYKDTGIILTGGVDDIWQDTITEQLIIVDYKSQAKNGRVDKKDYLDDPFHEAYKIQMDFYAYLLSGMGFSVHPTSYFLVCNAKRDEDEFNKTMRFDEYLVPYKWNNDWIESRLDEMVALMNQLEVPESNHSCKNCAYADQYSKIIFSGNTSQKEITQGTLPLF from the coding sequence ATGATTGATCTCAAAAGGAATAGCAAAAAAATACCAATTGAAGCAACAGGCCTTCGAAGCCGTAAGTCTTCTCTCTATGAGCCAAATCAAAAAGAAGATTTCAAAATCAGCAGAGGTCGGTTCTCTAATTTCCTCACTTGTCAAAGGTGTTTTTATCTCGATCGGGTGAGAGGTCTCGATCCTCCAGGGACACCAGGTTGGACTCTCAATGAAACCACTGACCTATTACTCAAAAAAGAATTTGACTATTGCAGACAGAAACAGATTCCACACAGAATATTTGCATCTAATGGACTATCTCATGTTGTTCCATTTGATCATCCTGAAATAGATAACTGGAGAAACTCTCTTAATCGAGGATTAATGCATCGTTACAAGGATACAGGAATAATTTTAACTGGTGGTGTAGACGATATTTGGCAAGACACTATTACAGAGCAACTAATAATTGTGGATTACAAATCTCAAGCTAAAAACGGACGAGTTGATAAGAAAGATTATTTAGATGATCCATTTCACGAGGCCTATAAAATTCAAATGGATTTTTATGCTTACTTGCTCTCCGGAATGGGTTTTAGTGTTCATCCAACGTCCTATTTTCTTGTTTGCAATGCAAAAAGGGATGAAGATGAATTTAATAAGACCATGCGTTTTGATGAATATCTTGTTCCCTACAAATGGAACAATGATTGGATAGAGAGTCGACTAGATGAAATGGTGGCACTAATGAATCAGCTAGAAGTTCCAGAATCAAATCATTCCTGTAAGAACTGCGCCTACGCAGATCAATATTCGAAAATAATATTTTCAGGAAATACAAGTCAAAAAGAAATTACTCAAGGAACTTTGCCATTATTCTAA